The following proteins come from a genomic window of Pocillopora verrucosa isolate sample1 chromosome 6, ASM3666991v2, whole genome shotgun sequence:
- the LOC136281625 gene encoding LOW QUALITY PROTEIN: 52 kDa repressor of the inhibitor of the protein kinase-like (The sequence of the model RefSeq protein was modified relative to this genomic sequence to represent the inferred CDS: substituted 1 base at 1 genomic stop codon), which yields MNDFKRMMQRGAVPIDQQLNNIVQQQIARNREILKSLFKTIIFCGKNNIPLRGRRDDDPTNAALTGNFQALLEFRVDSGDQTLQQHLDTAPRNATYISKTIQNEMIATVGAHILNDLSQEIRNSKYFSVMADEAADISNKENVSVVIRFLDTTKTIXEEFIEYYICEEGLTGEAIKDIITAAVANLGLTMEDCRGQCYDGAGNMAGRLNGASSLISAEHEKAIYVHCMNHRLNLCIADTCQLPIVRNMMDIVRKISNF from the coding sequence ATGAATGATTTCAAGAGAATGATGCAAAGAGGAGCTGTCCCAATTGACCAGCAGTTAAATAACATAGTTCAACAGCAAATCGCGAGAAATCGGGAGATTCTAAAGTCCCTTTTCAAAACTATTATTTTCTGTGGGAAAAACAACATCCCACTCAGGGGGCGGAGAGATGATGATCCCACTAATGCTGCCCTAACCGGTAATTTCCAGGCATTGCTAGAATTCCGGGTAGACAGTGGTGACCAAACACTGCAGCAACACCTGGACACTGCACCCAGAAATGCCACATACATTTCAAAGACCATTCAGAATGAAATGATAGCAACTGTTGGTGCTCACATTTTGAATGATCTATCACAGGAAATAAGAAATAGTAAGTATTTTTCAGTTATGGCAGATGAAGCTGCTGACATTTCAAATAAGGAGAATGTTTCTGTAGTAATAAGATTTCTGGATACAACTAAAACCATCTGAGAAGAATTTATTGAGTATTACATTTGTGAGGAGGGATTAACAGGGGAGGCTATCAAGGACATTATAACTGCAGCTGTAGCAAACTTAGGATTGACAATGGAAGACTGTCGTGGGCAGTGTTATGATGGTGCAGGCAATATGGCTGGAAGACTAAATGGAGCCTCCTCATTGATCAGTGCAGAACACGAAAAGGCAATCTATGTCCACTGCATGAACCACAGGCTTAATTTGTGCATAGCAGACACTTGCCAATTGCCAATTGTCAGGAACATGATGGATATTGTGCGCaagatttctaatttt
- the LOC131799978 gene encoding 52 kDa repressor of the inhibitor of the protein kinase-like yields MDRIVELLYPVTATLEDISLNRNSHGDSTWNPTSRHDAQSLINAINFSFIVSLVIVRHILGLTRPLTVKLQQKAMDLLKAKDELALLKSVLEDMSTDIDNRHHNLYQEAVTIARQVAVQPEMPRIAQRQMHRNNAPAATPEGYFKINLTRVFLDHVLQQLNTRFKDDVFVCYKGISIIPSVLLATDPAWKANVLEFCNHYRQDIPNYAGLQAELLLWERLWKGRDNRGDIIPDSLEATLKDIDKDAYVNIYSMLKVLIRIPISSASCERSISSLRNLKNYLRNTMTQDRLNGLALMHAHRDMDFDLERMIDLFAELHPRRMRMANIL; encoded by the coding sequence ATGGACCGCATAGTTGAACTTCTCTACCCAGTCACAGCTACACTTGAAGACATCTCACTTAACAGAAACAGCCATGGAGACTCAACCTGGAATCCAACAAGCAGACATGATGCTCAGTCCTTAATTAATGCAAtcaacttttcctttattgtttctCTTGTTATTGTCAGACATATTTTGGGATTAACTAGACCACTCACAGTGAAGCTGCAACAAAAAGCAATGGATCTTCTAAAAGCTAAAGATGAACTTGCTCTTTTGAAATCAGTCCTTGAAGACATGAGCACTGACATTGATAACAGACATCATAATCTCTACCAGGAAGCAGTGACCATTGCAAGACAAGTAGCAGTCCAGCCAGAAATGCCAAGGATAGCCCAGAGACAAATGCATAGAAATAATGCTCCTGCTGCAACTCCTGAGGGGTATTTCAAGATCAATCTCACTAGAGTTTTTCTTGACCATGTACTCCAGCAGCTCAACACCAGATTCAAGGATGATGTATTTGTTTGCTATAAAGGTATTTCGATTATTCCCTCTGTTTTACTAGCTACTGACCCTGCCTGGAAGGCCAAtgttttggaattttgtaaccATTATAGACAGGACATACCAAATTATGCAGGATTACAGGCAGAGCTTTTGTTATGGGAGAGATTGTGGAAGGGGAGGGATAACAGAGGAGATATTATTCCTGACAGTTTGGAGGCTACACTGAAGGATATTGACAAAGATGCATATGTCAACATCTATTCCATGCTGAAAGTCCTGATCAGAATTCCAATTTCATCTGCATCTTGTGAGAGATCCATATCATCCCTTCGGAATCTTAAGAACTATTTGAGAAATACAATGACCCAGGACAGACTGAATGGATTGGCACTGATGCATGCCCACAGAGACATGGATTTTGACCTTGAACGTATGATAGATTTATTTGCTGAGTTACATCCTAGGAGAATGAGAatggcaaacattttgtaa
- the LOC136281525 gene encoding uncharacterized protein: MGRLLCGNSPMTLPPPSKQSALQQAVNFISSWSQENRLQLNPSKCKELQSCFKRSPPTHSPVELDGLAFESVNSAKVLDVTIRDDFKWNDHIFDVTLKAAKRLYLLSQLKRAGICASDLVLFYCSTTRSVLEYACQVFHSSLPYYLSEELERIQKRALRIIFPYASYNSALKEAGIPSLYDRRASLSSDLFNDIVLDINHKLAGLLPPKAEHHR, encoded by the coding sequence ATGGGTCGTTTGCTATGTGGAAATTCGCCGATGACACTACCACCACCATCCAAACAAAGCGCACTTCAGCAAGCTGTCAACTTTATCAGCTCCTGGTCTCAGGAGAACCGCCTGCAGCTGAATCCATCCAAATGTAAGGAGCTGCAGTCATGCTTTAAGAGATCTCCTCCTACTCATTCTCCAGTTGAACTCGATGGCCTTGCTTTCGAGTCTGTCAACTCGGCTAAAGTGCTCGACGTTACCATAAGAGATGATTTCAAGTGGAACGATCACATCTTTGATGTAACCTTAAAGGCTGCCAAAAGATTGTACCTCCTGAGTCAACTTAAACGAGCTGGTATCTGTGCGAgtgatcttgttttattttactgcaGTACCACAAGATCGGTTTTAGAATATGCATGTCAAGTATTTCATTCTAGTCTTCCGTACTATTTATCCGAGGAGTTGGAACGTATTCAGAAGCGCGCCTTGCGCATTATCTTTCCTTATGCAAGCTACAACAGCGCGCTCAAAGAGGCAGGCATCCCCTCTCTTTATGACAGGCGAGCGTCTCTATCGTCTGATCTTTTTAACGACATTGTTCTTGACATTAATCACAAGCTCGCAGGTCTGCTCCCACCTAAAGCTGAGCACCATAGGTAG
- the LOC136281626 gene encoding uncharacterized protein yields MSLAPKIDEIAHTLINVDADIALFTETWLSGCVPDSAINIKGYQLFRRDRVGGQHGGVCMYVKDSTQCKVLSDLHHEDHEALWAALRPTRLPRGFSNIIVGVVYQPPDANDSAMRDYLVSSLISLEANFSNCAIILAGDFNSLPPFGLSDHLSVFMGPGIGEAPSKSKCKIILSRDKRLSKRVSVGRFFLQVPWSDLLSPDLSCELKLRTLTNIINLGLNTIMPERSTKVHETDRPWLSVRLKQLIARRQKAFASGNQYLFKILRNKVNRERKRCRKVYYENKAEGLRASRPRDWWREVKQLCGSTKSTERDLKSMLHKDLVCEDAVLAEKINQAFVSVMKDYSPLADSARVSAVDDDPIVVTEQSVVRKLREVSTSRASGPDDIPNWVLKEYADILAAPIAVILNASFSEVSVPRVWKLADVPPLPKAPIVSDFNTDLRPISLTSTMSKIAESFVIEKALKPVVLSHIDPGQFGFIPGSSTTFALISMFHHWLRATDGSGASVRTALLDFRDSSWPLVILGADKRP; encoded by the exons ATGTCCTTGGCGcctaaaattgatgaaatagcTCACACTTTAATCAACGTTGATGCTGATATCGCCCTTTTTACGGAAACCTGGCTGAGTGGCTGTGTGCCTGATTCCGCGATTAACATCAAAGGCTACCAGCTTTTTAGGCGCGACCGTGTCGGCGGGCAACATGGAGGTGTGTGTATGTACGTTAAAGACTCGACCCAGTGCAAGGTTCTATCTGACCTTCATCATGAGGATCACGAAGCTCTCTGGGCCGCCCTTAGGCCCACCCGATTACCGCGCGGATTCTCCAACATTATCGTAGGCGTGGTGTATCAACCCCCCGACGCCAACGACTCCGCTATGAGGGACTATTTGGTGTCATCCTTAATATCTCTTGaggcaaatttttcaaactgtgCCATTATTTTGGCTGGTGACTTTAACAG CCTTCCTCCTTTTGGTTTATCTGACCACCTGTCTGTGTTTATGGGGCCGGGAATCGGGGAGGCGCCCTCTAAGTCTAAATGCAAGATCATACTCTCCAGAGACAAGAGACTCAGCAAAAGAGTCAGTGTGGGCAGATTTTTTCTTCAAGTGCCTTGGTCCGACCTTCTCTCACCTGATTTGTCATGTGAACTCAAGCTTAGAACTCTCACTAACATTATTAACCTTGGGCTGAACACGATCATGCCCGAGCGTTCTACAAAGGTACACGAAACTGACCGGCCTTGGTTGTCTGTACGACTCAAACAACTAATTGCCCGTCGTCAGAAGGCATTTGCATCCGGGAACCAGTACCTATTTAAGATCTTAAGAAATAAAGTGAATCGAGAACGTAAGCGCTGTCGGAAGGTCTATTACGAAAACAAGGCTGAAGGTCTGCGCGCTTCCAGGCCTCGCGATTGGTGGAGAGAGGTGAAACAGCTTTGTGGCTCCACTAAATCTACTGAGCGCGATCTGAAATCCATGCTCCATAAGGATCTCGTATGTGAAGATGCGGTTCTAGCTGAGAAAATTAACCAGGCGTTTGTTAGCGTAATGAAGGACTACTCGCCTTTGGCAGATAGCGCGCGGGTGTCAGCAGTTGATGATGATCCAATTGTAGTTACCGAGCAATCTGTCGTGAGGAAACTTCGTGAGGTCAGCACTTCTCGTGCGAGTGGCCCAGACGACATTCCAAACTGGGTCCTAAAGGAATATGCTGATATCCTGGCAGCGCCCATTGCTGTAATCTTGAACGCCTCTTTCTCTGAAGTCAGTGTACCTCGTGTATGGAAACTGGCTGATGTTCCACCGCTACCCAAAGCGCCAATTGTCTCTGACTTTAACACAGATCTACGGCCAATCTCACTTACTTCAACCATGTCGAAGATCGCTGAGAGCTTTGTTATCGAGAAGGCCCTGAAACCCGTGGTACTATCCCACATTGATCCAGGTCAATTTGGTTTCATCCCGGGCTCTTCCACTACGTTCGCGCTTATCTCTATGTTTCATCATTGGCTGCGCGCCACCGATGGCTCTGGGGCGTCTGTAAGAACCGCTCTACTGGACTTTC GGGACTCGTCTTGGCCCTTGGTTATTCTTGGCGCTGATAAACGACCTTAG
- the LOC136281746 gene encoding tetratricopeptide repeat protein 28-like, translated as MAKERSPIKVPSENEDLPYKENAPVFDEDTLQATPDVYRNQGDEAFKKGDFINAIHFYTKGIKMNCNEKELKAKLHNNRAIAHFKLGNRQDSLRDAEAAIELNPTFLKAIVRGTTACVELKRFEEAITWCDKGLAIDKNNRILLSLRLQSVREVGKTSMEEKDPIGHNHGSASSGDVKKGIEYHNLHLKIAKEVGDKRGEGGAYGNLGNAYFSLGDFKKAIEYHNLHLKIAKEVGDKHGEGVAYGNLGNAYRHLGDFKKAIEYHNLDLKVAKEVGDKHGEGVAYGNLGNAYFSLSDFKKTKKYHNLHLKIAKEVRDKHGEGNAYGSLGNAYFILGDFKKAIEYHNLHLKIAKEVGDKRGEGGAYGNLGNAYDSLGEFKKAIEYHNVHLKIAKEVGDKHGEGGAYGNLGNAYDSLGDFKKALEYHNLHLKIAKEVGDKHGEGNAYGNLGNSYRRLGDFKKAIEYHNVHLQIAKEVGDKHGEGCAYGNLGDAYRLLGDLRKAIEYHNLHLKIAKEVGDKRGEGVAYGNLGNAYFSLGDFKKAIEYHNLHLKIAKEVGDKHGEGNASGNLGNAYRRLGDLKKTIEYHNLHLKIAKEVGDKHGEGRAYGNLGNAYFSLGDFKKAIEYHNLHLKIAKEVGDKHGEGVAYGNLGNAYRCLGDFKKAIEYHNLHLKIAKEVGDKHGEGNASGNLGNAYRCLGDFKKAIEYHNLDLKVANEVGDKHGEGNAYGNLGNAYFSLGDFKKAIEYHNLHLKIAKEVGNKHGEGSAYGSLGNAYFSLGGFKKAIEYHNLHLNIDKEVGDKHGEGNAYGNLGSVYDSLGDFQKAIEYHNLHLKMAKEVGDKHGEGGAYGNLGNAYFSLGDFKKAIEYHNLHLKIAKEVGDKHGEGGAHGNLGNAYFIMGDSKKAVEYNNLHLKIAKEVGDKHGEGTAWGSIGRMYQTEGDLIKANESYNLALKIAQGVEDKYLEAAAYCSLGCVSELQGGLPKAVEHYQASINLFNSLRVLLKSKDEWKVNFRTQYQMAYTGLCRVLLEQGNIDEALFVAEKGRAQALSDLMESSFCGGTSQDKTGDEDLAVTAKSSSIWMKRFLKVLKNVPSNTVFQAVDKADVNLWVVSEGKQVQLRQSTLKGFVSENSGASQSFESFMLGVYTQLGVDSIVRCENRSLDALRESPSNVDEKPKEDTLQPAIQQNKCLSTLYDIVMKPVADLLQGDELVIIPDGPLWLAPYAALKDGNSKYLCESFRIRIAPSLASLRLIADCPDDYHKSSGALLVGNPWVAEVTNSKGEELLEQLPCAEEEVEMIGKILNITPITGRQATKREVLKRLSSVSLVHFAAHGCMETGEIALTPDPDRTSTVPTRKEDYILTIRDVSNVQLRAKLVVLSCCHSGRGEIKAEGVVGIARAFMGAGARSVVVSLWAIDDKATLEFMKCFYRHLAESEPASESLNLAMRSLRESDQFRDIKHWAPFLLIGDDVTFDFMAKERENLNTELNK; from the exons atggctaaAGAAAGAAGTCCAATTAAGGTTCCatctgaaaatgaagacttaccttACAAAGAAAATGCTCCAGTTTTTGACGAGGACACTTTACAAG ccacaCCTGATGTTTATAGGAATCAGGGTGatgaggccttcaagaaaggagatttcatcaatgctattcatttttacaccaaaggaattaaaatgaactgcaatgagaaagaactgaaggccaaactgcacaacaacagggctattgcacattttaaacttg GAAATCGccaggattcactaagggatgcagaagcagccattgagttaaatccaactttccttaaggcaattgttagag GAACCACTGCTtgtgttgaattgaagagatttgaagaagcaatcacttggtgtgataagggactagct attgacaaaaacaataggatcttgttgtcattaagacttcagtctgtcagaGAAGTGGGAAAAACgtccatggaggaaaaagatcctattGGTCATAACCATGgtagtgcaagttcaggtgatgtcaaAAAAggcatagagtaccacaacctacatcttaaaatagctaaagaagtaggagacaagcgtggggagggtggtgcttatggcaatcttggcaatgcttattttagtctgggtgatttcaaaaaagccatagagtaccacaacctacatcttaaaatagctaaagaagtaggagacaagcatggggagggtgttgcttatggcaatcttggcaatgcttatcgccatctgggtgatttcaaaaaagccatagagtaccacaacctagatcttaaagtagctaaagaagtaggagacaagcatggggagggtgttgcttatggcaatcttggcaatgcttattttagtctgagtgatttcaaaaaaaccaaaaagtaccacaacctacatcttaaaatagctaaagaagtaagagacaagcatggggagggtaacgcttatggcagtcttggcaatgcttattttattctgggtgatttcaaaaaagccatagagtaccacaacctacatcttaaaatagctaaagaagtaggagacaagcgtggggagggtggtgcttatggcaatcttggcaatgcttatgacagtctgggtgaattcaaaaaagccatagagtaccacaacgtacatcttaaaatagctaaagaagtaggagacaagcatggggagggtggtgcttatggcaatcttggcaatgcttatgacagtctgggtgatttcaaaaaagccttagagtaccacaacctacatcttaaaatagctaaagaagtaggagacaagcatggggagggtaacgcttatggcaatcttggcaattcttatcgccgtctgggtgatttcaaaaaagccatagagtatcACAACGTACATCTtcaaatagctaaagaagtgggagacaagcatggggagggttgtgcttatggcaatcttggcgaTGCTTATCGCCTTCTGGGTGATTTAagaaaagccatagagtaccacaacctacatcttaaaatagctaaagaagtaggagacaagcgtggggagggtgttgcttatggcaatcttggcaatgcttattttagtctgggtgatttcaaaaaagccatagagtaccacaacctacatcttaaaatagctaaagaagtaggagacaagcatggggagggtaacgcttctggcaatcttggcaatgcttatcgccgtctgggtgatttgaaaaaaaccatagagtaccacaacctacatcttaaaatagctaaagaagtaggagacaagcatggggagggtcgtgcttatggcaatcttggcaatgcttattttagtctgggtgatttcaaaaaagccatagagtaccacaacctacatcttaaaatagctaaagaagttggagacaagcatggggagggtgttgcttatggcaatcttggcaatgcttatcgctgtctgggtgatttcaaaaaagccatagagtaccacaacctacatcttaaaatagctaaagaagtaggagacaagcatggggagggtaacgcttctggcaatcttggcaatgcttatcgctgtttgggtgatttcaaaaaagccatagagtaccacaacctagatcttaaagTAGCTAAcgaagtaggagacaagcatggggagggtaacgcctatggcaatcttggcaatgcttattttagtctgggtgatttcaaaaaagccatagagtaccacaacctacatcttaaaatagcaaAAGAAGTAGGaaacaagcatggggagggtagtgcttatggcagtcttggcaatgcttattttagtctaGGTggtttcaaaaaagccatagagtaccacaacctacatcttaacATAgataaagaagtaggagacaagcatggggagggtaacgcttatggcaatcttggcagtgtttatgacagtctgggtgatttccaaaaagccatagagtaccacaacctacatcttaaaatggctaaagaagtaggagacaagcatggggagggtggtgcttatggcaatcttggcaatgcttattttagtctgggtgatttcaaaaaagccatagagtaccacaacctacatcttaaaatagctaaagaagtaggagacaagcatggggagggtggtgctcatggcaatcttggcaatgcttattttattATGGGTGATTCCAAAAAAGCCGTAGAGTAcaacaacctacatcttaaaatagccaAAGAAGTAGgggacaagcatggggagggtacAGCCTGGGGTAGTATTGGTCGTATGTATCAAACTGAGGGAGATTTGATAAAGGCTAACGAGTCATACAACCTAGCGCTTAAAATTGCTCAAGGGGTCGAAGACAAATACTTGGAGGCAGCGGCCTACTGTTCATTAGGATGCGTTTCTGAGTTGCAGGGTGGACTGCCAAAAGCCGTTGAACATTACCAAGCTAGCATAAacttattcaattccttgagagtacttctaaaatctaaagatgagtggaaagttaattttcgaacTCAGTATCAAATGGCGTATACGGGTTTGTGCAGAGTTCTCCTAGAACAAGGTAATATAGAtgaagccttatttgttgctgagaaaggacgagctcaagctctgTCCGACCTTATGGAATCTAGTTTTTGTGGTGGAACAAGTCAGGACAAGACAGGCGATGAAGATTTAGCAGTCACTGCTAAGTCTTCATCGATTTGGatgaaacgttttttaaaagttttaaaaaacgtcCCATCAAACACcgtctttcaggcagtggacaAAGCTGATgtcaatctttgggttgtgtccgaaggaaaacaagttcagttaagacaaagtacactcaaaggttttgtttcagagaatagtggaGCAAGCCAgtcctttgagtcgttcatgctcggtgtctatacacaacttggtgttGATTCTATtgtgagatgcgagaatcgGTCTTTGGATGCTTTGAGGGAGAGCCCTTCAAATGTGGATGAGAAACCTAAAGAAGACACCCTTCAACCTGCCATCCAACAAAACAAAtgcttgagcactttgtatgataTAGTCATGAAGCCGGTGGCTGACCTGCTTCAAGGGGATGAGCTAGTCATTATTCCCGATGGACCCCTGTGGCTTGCTCCTTATGCTGCTttgaaggatggtaattctaaatacctgtgtgaatctTTCAGAATCCGAATCGCTCCATCATTAGCGAGTCTTAGACTCATtgccgattgcccagatgattatcatAAAAGCAGTGGTGCGCTACTTGTAGGAAATCCGTGGGTAGCCGAGGTTACCAACAGCAAGGGAGAGGAACTCCTCGAGCAGCTTCCGTGTGctgaagaagaagtagaaatgatcggaaaaattctaaatatcacgccaatcactggcagacaagccacgaaacgtgaggtgttgaaaagactcagttccgtttccttagttcactttgcggcacacggatgtatggaaactggcgaaattgctcttacacctgacccaGACCGAACATCTACTGTGCCTACCAGGaaggaggattacattttaacgatTCGAGATGTGTCAAATGTTCAACTTCGCGCTAAACTAGTTGTACTTAGTTGCTGCCACAGCGGTCGAggcgagatcaaggctgaaggtgtggttggcattgcgcgtgcttttatgggggctggtgctcggtctgttgtggtgtccttgtgggcgattgatgaTAAGGCTACTCTTgagttcatgaaatgcttttatcgACACCTTGCCGAAAGTGAACCTGCAAGCgagtcactgaacctggccatgaGAAGCCTTAGAGAATCAGACCAGTTCCGCGACATCAAACACTGGGCtccctttttgctgattggagatgacgtcactTTTGACTTCatggcaaaggaaagagaaaatttgaatacagaattaaataaatga